A single region of the Bacilli bacterium genome encodes:
- the ftsL gene encoding cell division protein FtsL has product MMAQYIRGNLAIAAKNKPQITEKRRVVIHRKTLPVQEKLLYLFAVAVCVVVAGMIVWRYAQIYEINTKITKIDNEIRILEDENRKLKLDILKYQDPRRIIEQAQQLGLRNSSEDEVKEISADSKYALNTGTSDTDVAFGQKP; this is encoded by the coding sequence ATGATGGCGCAATATATTCGCGGGAATCTCGCGATCGCTGCCAAAAATAAGCCGCAAATAACGGAAAAACGCAGAGTGGTCATACATCGCAAAACATTGCCGGTTCAGGAAAAGCTGTTGTATTTGTTTGCCGTCGCCGTTTGCGTCGTCGTAGCCGGCATGATCGTATGGCGCTATGCGCAAATCTATGAAATCAACACCAAAATTACGAAAATCGATAACGAAATCCGCATATTGGAAGATGAAAACCGCAAACTGAAGTTGGATATTTTGAAATACCAGGATCCCAGGCGCATCATTGAACAGGCGCAACAATTGGGCTTGCGCAACTCTTCCGAAGATGAGGTCAAGGAAATTTCCGCCGACAGCAAATATGCGTTGAACACCGGTACATCCGACACCGATGTTGCTTTCGGGCAAAAACCGTAA